Within Candidatus Zixiibacteriota bacterium, the genomic segment TCGGGGCAGTGCTAATAAAGCCATCGGGGTCGTTTCCGACGATAGTGCTTTCCACCACGGCATAGCGGAAATACTTGATAAAGCCATCAACATCGGTGCCATACCAGTAAATGGTGGTATCCGATGAGAACTGGGCGCCATCCACCGGAATATTCACGAATTCCACGATGGGGGGAATATTCGCGCGGGGAGGCCCCTTGATTTCTTTGTCACATCCCCCCACAATATATAAGCCGAGAAGCACTGCGGAAATTAACAATAAGCTCCGCTTCATATTATTCCTCCAGAAATTTGTCTTCCCAATCATAGCCATTAGAAGGAAAGTCCGATTGAAAATCTATGCACCTGGTCGAGCCATCCGAAGTCCTGATAAGCGTAATCGACCGAGATATCCATTTCTTCCCCGATGGGAAGACGCAAGCCGCCGCCGGCGGTAAAACCGTCGGAATCATAATTCAGCCTCTCCCCTATGCGGAGGCTGAACTTATTCTGAAACCAGTATTCCAATCCGACATTATATTTTTCCAGGTTGTCGGCCGGGTGGCTTCCTTCGGCTCCGATGGAAACAAGATGGTTCGGTGTGTTCAGGGCATCGATGGAAGCGCCAAACTTGAAGTTGATGGGAAGGGGAAACGCTTTGGAGATGAATTTGAAATCGGGACCGAAATTGGATATGACCATTCCGATTTTGAAATTGCGGTAGCCCGAATTATAGAGCGTCCCGACATCGGCGGCCCACCCGGAGGCTTTCTTCAGCTCCAGATTCTCCTGGATGAATTTTGCCGTGACCCCGACCGAGAATTTATCGGTGAGGAATCGGCCATAACTGACGCCGATAGCCAGGTCGCCGGCGGAAAAATACTGGGCATTGTTATTCTGGTCAACTCCCAGGGGATAGTAGTAGTCGGTATAGAGGATATCGCCGGCGTTCAGAGAATAGGCGCTGACGCCGACAACACCGCCAACCTGCTCCAGCGGAAAGACCAGCGCAAAGAATTCATAATTGATATCCGCGGGCATATCGACATGGGTAAACATGGCATCGCGGCCAAAGACATAGGTCAGTCCGGCGGGGTTGTAGTACACGGCGGAGGCGTCATTCACCCCCGCGCAAAAAGCCTCCGCCATACCCATAGCCCTTGCGGATACTCCTAACTCGAGGAAATTTAAGCCGGTCGTACCTACCTTTGCCTGACCAAACGCGAACATCGGCAGAGCCAGAATGGCAAGCATCAGCAATCCGACGCGGAATCTATTAGGTTTCATCGAATTCATCTCCTATATAAAACCATTATTTTCAAAACTTATAGGCTAAGCTGCAATCCCAGTTTAATCTGCCGACCGTAATTCCAGTTCTCTGGATTGCGGTCAAAATCGGTGCCGCCCATGACATTGTAACCATCGTTCTGGTTTGTATCGGCGCGCCCGGTATTGGCGTAAACGCCCTGGACGTTTCGGTTGTCCAGAAGGTTATCGACCCAGACGATGAAGCGCCAGTTGAGATTGACCAGCTTGAAGTATTTCTCGAAACGAACATCGAAGTTAAGCACGGAAGGGCGACGCATCGAGTTCTCATCGATATCGACACCGGCTTCAATGTCAAGGTTGGGATATTTTTGTCCCGGAGTAAAGGGACGACCGGTCTCAAAAAGTCCCTGAATTGAAAAGGTCCAGCCGTTCGGAATGGCAATGCCAAACAGTTTCGGTTTCATAGTCTCCGGAATGACCAGCTGAACGCCGCATTTGAGCGAGTGGCGAACGTCGTTATCGAGCGGCTTCTCCGAAAGAGACTCGCGACTCAGATAAAAATCGCTGAAGTAAGTGGTGCGGGTCTGCGACTGCTTGCCGTAAGCAAAAGCATAAGTATAGCTGACTTCACCGTTGATAAGACGGCCGCCGCGCTTATCAAGCATTACTTCAAATCCGCGGCTGCGGCCGTAGTCGCGATTCTCATATCGCTGCACAACGAGAGCGCCGCCGCCGAGCTTGACATTGGCGCTGTTAATCTTATCGAATTCATCCTTAAAATAGCCGGAAACGTCTATGGAATAATCTTCCGACATGGCATACTTGACGCCAAAGGAGTATTGAATGGTCTTGACATAGTCGAGGTTATAGTTGCCGACGACGTCATTGGCGGCAGCGGCAGTGGTATTACGGTCATACATGAAAGAATAAGACGGAAGCTGGTAGAAGTGACCATAGTTGAAATGAATTTTGGCTTTATCGGAAATCGGATAGGAGAAACCGATGCGCGGTGAAAGACGAGTCCGGTCGCCGAGAATGATGCCGCTTCCAAGGTCGTCCTGTCGGGCGACATCTTCCAGACCGCCGGACTGGATGAAGAAGTCGTAACGGAAACCGAGGCTGGCAATCATCGAGCCGTATTCCAGATTATCTCTCAAGTAGAGAGAGCCGCTGAGGGGATTGTAATCATAGAAGTCGCGCAATTCGCCGATGCCGGGATAGCGACCGCCATCGTCGCGACCGTTGTAAATCTGCTCCAGCGAACGGATATCTTCCTTATCAAGGAACTCCTTTTTCACTTCGATACCGGCTTTAAACTCATGGGCGCCCAACTGACGGAACACCTTGCCTTCCAGAGAATACTGCTGGATGCGCCGATGGTGCCAAACGGTTTCGCTCTCATAATTGCCGACATTCAAGAAGGAACTGCTACCGGAACCGTCATGCTGATTGTTACCGTTCAGGTCGGTAAAAGGCTCGCCCGGGTCGTAGCGACGATTGGGGGCATCATAAACGCCATTACCGTTCATATCAACAAAATCGATACCGGGTACCCAGGGTTCGAACGGATAGGTGTAGCGGGAGTTGCGGTCGATATCCATGTTTTTGTCGGGGTCGGCCGACATGACGAAGATATCGATCCCTTCCTCGTAACTGCCATTGTTATTGACATCGATAAATTTCTCACCGAGGTTGATATCGCCATCGATATAAGGCTCTTCATTTCGCGTGTCAATGATGTCGCGGCGGTCGGAGTCATAGACGCCATTGCCGTTGGTGTCATAGAGATAGTCACCCTGGTCCCAGGCGCCATTACCGTTGAGGTCTATAAACGGCTCACCTTCGAGATAGGGACCGCGCGAGCCATCATTGAAGCGGAAATTGGTCACATAGGTGTAACCGGCCTGCGAGTTATTTATAAAGGGCGAATTGCCGTAAGTGTAAAGCGGGGCAGAAAGGTCACGACCGTAAATCATCGTGTCGGGGAAAACGTTGATAATCGGCTCGGGCGGGTCATATATGCCGTTGCCGTTACGGTCATCGAAGCTTTCGAAATCCGTGTAGCGGAGGAACTGGTCGGGGTCAAGCCCCTCCCCGGGGTTATTGGGGTCACCCGGTTTCCATTGCACATCGCGATTGTAGTAAGCGGCTTTGAGATAATAATGCATATTCTTGGAAAGCTGGTGGGTGAATTCCAGAGAATATGACTGCCACTTAGTCTCGTTAATCGGCGCCGTATTGGGGGTGTAGCGATAAATCCAATTGAAATCGGTATAATGATTGACGCTGTTCTTATAGGAAAAGATCGCCTTCATATTGTTGAGCGGTTTCATCATCAGATTGGCATTTATGGTGTAATCATTGAGCTGCCGCTCCGGAATATCGAAACCAAGGAAGTTGAATTTGCCGTAACGCATGGCGGTATTATCGGAGGAGTATTTGTCATAGCTGTAAGGGGTGCCGGTCTTGGTCATCTCGGCGTACAGATAGTAGGTCACTTCCTTATCTTCAAGAAAATTGAGTCCCAGCGCCGGCAGAACGCGGCTCTTGAAAATCGGATCGGGACCGCCGATACTGAATGCCAGATTGTCGTAATTATTAGAATATTTGTTGAGGGTGGCATTTCCCAGGTCATCGGTCAGATACTGCAGATAGAGATTGGTTCTTTCCGCAGAACCGGTCTGAGTGGTTATTTTAATAATGCCAGAAAGGGCGTTGCCGTACTCGGGGTCAAAGCCATCTTTGATGATACTGATTTCCTGAATCGAGCCGGAAGTAAGCGAAAGCCCCAGTGTGGTTGGGCCATAACCGCCAAGTGGGTCGCCGATATTGACGCCGTCAACGATGTAGGCGACTTCACCGGCGCGACCGCCGCGGATAATCACTTCACCCTGGGAGGTGGTTACCACACCGGCCGTCTGCTGAAGCAGTTTATCTACATTCGTGACCGGCATAGTCTTGATGGCTTCGCGGGTCATACGAACAGTCCCGGTGAACTCATACTTGTCAATCTTGTCGCGGTCGGCGGTGACCTTGATAACTTTACCGATGTCGGTCACCGATTTTTCCATCTGAATGTTTATTTCTGTGGTCTTATCGGTG encodes:
- a CDS encoding PorV/PorQ family protein, with translation MKPNRFRVGLLMLAILALPMFAFGQAKVGTTGLNFLELGVSARAMGMAEAFCAGVNDASAVYYNPAGLTYVFGRDAMFTHVDMPADINYEFFALVFPLEQVGGVVGVSAYSLNAGDILYTDYYYPLGVDQNNNAQYFSAGDLAIGVSYGRFLTDKFSVGVTAKFIQENLELKKASGWAADVGTLYNSGYRNFKIGMVISNFGPDFKFISKAFPLPINFKFGASIDALNTPNHLVSIGAEGSHPADNLEKYNVGLEYWFQNKFSLRIGERLNYDSDGFTAGGGLRLPIGEEMDISVDYAYQDFGWLDQVHRFSIGLSF
- a CDS encoding carboxypeptidase-like regulatory domain-containing protein, whose protein sequence is MSGLPRRFSLLVAVISGLLLLSSVVFAAGTGKIKGRVTDKESGEPIPGASVLIVGTTQGAMTDPDGSYLINLVPTETYVLRVTSVSYNTVEISDVVVSTDKTTEINIQMEKSVTDIGKVIKVTADRDKIDKYEFTGTVRMTREAIKTMPVTNVDKLLQQTAGVVTTSQGEVIIRGGRAGEVAYIVDGVNIGDPLGGYGPTTLGLSLTSGSIQEISIIKDGFDPEYGNALSGIIKITTQTGSAERTNLYLQYLTDDLGNATLNKYSNNYDNLAFSIGGPDPIFKSRVLPALGLNFLEDKEVTYYLYAEMTKTGTPYSYDKYSSDNTAMRYGKFNFLGFDIPERQLNDYTINANLMMKPLNNMKAIFSYKNSVNHYTDFNWIYRYTPNTAPINETKWQSYSLEFTHQLSKNMHYYLKAAYYNRDVQWKPGDPNNPGEGLDPDQFLRYTDFESFDDRNGNGIYDPPEPIINVFPDTMIYGRDLSAPLYTYGNSPFINNSQAGYTYVTNFRFNDGSRGPYLEGEPFIDLNGNGAWDQGDYLYDTNGNGVYDSDRRDIIDTRNEEPYIDGDINLGEKFIDVNNNGSYEEGIDIFVMSADPDKNMDIDRNSRYTYPFEPWVPGIDFVDMNGNGVYDAPNRRYDPGEPFTDLNGNNQHDGSGSSSFLNVGNYESETVWHHRRIQQYSLEGKVFRQLGAHEFKAGIEVKKEFLDKEDIRSLEQIYNGRDDGGRYPGIGELRDFYDYNPLSGSLYLRDNLEYGSMIASLGFRYDFFIQSGGLEDVARQDDLGSGIILGDRTRLSPRIGFSYPISDKAKIHFNYGHFYQLPSYSFMYDRNTTAAAANDVVGNYNLDYVKTIQYSFGVKYAMSEDYSIDVSGYFKDEFDKINSANVKLGGGALVVQRYENRDYGRSRGFEVMLDKRGGRLINGEVSYTYAFAYGKQSQTRTTYFSDFYLSRESLSEKPLDNDVRHSLKCGVQLVIPETMKPKLFGIAIPNGWTFSIQGLFETGRPFTPGQKYPNLDIEAGVDIDENSMRRPSVLNFDVRFEKYFKLVNLNWRFIVWVDNLLDNRNVQGVYANTGRADTNQNDGYNVMGGTDFDRNPENWNYGRQIKLGLQLSL